A single window of Rubripirellula lacrimiformis DNA harbors:
- the cas4 gene encoding CRISPR-associated protein Cas4 codes for MTYHDDELLPISALQHYLFCPRQCALIHLEQVWAENQLTMEGLLLHERADSPTHETRPQHDGVRIRVERALPIRSLELGLIGKADIVEFHHPRDSSDSPRIIPVEYKRGKPKANDCDRVQLCAQALCLEEMCSTGVTEGALFYGTRRRRTEVVFDDDLRRRTMQTIDALRTMIEGRVTPPAVRTKACEKCSLIDLCLPDATGGDRSVARFMSRQLNAHLQDETTDE; via the coding sequence ATGACCTACCACGATGACGAATTGCTGCCGATTTCGGCTTTGCAGCACTACCTGTTTTGCCCCAGGCAATGCGCCCTGATTCACCTGGAACAGGTTTGGGCTGAAAACCAGTTGACGATGGAGGGGTTACTGTTGCACGAGCGGGCAGATTCGCCGACGCACGAGACTCGACCGCAACACGATGGCGTTCGCATTCGCGTCGAACGGGCGCTGCCGATCCGGTCGCTGGAACTGGGGTTGATCGGCAAGGCAGACATCGTGGAATTTCACCATCCACGTGACTCGTCTGATTCCCCCCGCATCATCCCGGTCGAGTATAAACGTGGCAAACCCAAGGCGAATGATTGCGATCGCGTTCAACTGTGTGCTCAGGCTTTGTGCTTGGAGGAAATGTGCTCCACCGGGGTAACCGAAGGTGCGCTCTTTTATGGCACTCGGCGGCGGCGAACCGAGGTCGTCTTCGATGATGATCTTCGTCGACGCACGATGCAAACCATCGATGCGTTGCGAACCATGATCGAAGGCCGCGTGACACCTCCGGCGGTCCGAACCAAGGCGTGTGAGAAGTGTTCGCTGATCGACCTCTGCTTGCCGGATGCCACCGGCGGTGACCGCAGTGTGGCCCGCTTTATGAGCCGACAATTGAATGCCCATCTCCAAGACGAAACGACGGACGAATGA
- the cas2 gene encoding CRISPR-associated endonuclease Cas2 → MVMLVTYDVSTASAAGKRRLRLIAKICLDYGQRVQNSVFELDLDHAKWVECRARLLDTMEPEEDSLRFYRLGNQWRERVEHIGTNPSTDLSGGTLLA, encoded by the coding sequence ATGGTGATGTTAGTGACGTATGATGTGAGCACGGCGAGCGCGGCGGGAAAACGTCGCTTGCGTTTGATCGCCAAAATTTGCTTGGACTATGGCCAGCGGGTTCAAAACAGCGTTTTCGAGTTGGATTTGGATCATGCGAAGTGGGTCGAATGCCGTGCGCGGCTGCTCGATACGATGGAGCCGGAGGAGGACAGCCTGCGTTTCTACCGGCTGGGCAATCAATGGCGTGAGCGGGTGGAGCACATTGGCACGAACCCCTCAACGGACCTCAGTGGCGGGACACTTTTGGCGTGA
- the cas1c gene encoding type I-C CRISPR-associated endonuclease Cas1c yields MKRHLNTLFVTTEGSYLAKDGAAVQVRFEKKTLLRVPLHNLDSVVCFGRVGFSSQLAAACAEAGVSISLMSPHGRFRAAVVGFSPGNVLLRRQQYRAADDPELTARIARNCISGKIANSRSVLLRAARDAKDEDRSSRLKLAAKQLAPILRRVAKADDADTVRGYEGESASKYFASFGDLTSVDGFQMKGRSRRPPLDPINALLSFLYAMLAHDARSACEACGLDAAVGFLHRDRPGRPGCALDLMEEFRPVLADRLAFSLINRKQVSCKGFEVTSSGAVRMDDKTRKTVLTAYQTRKQDTIEHPFLGEKTTMGLLVHLQARLLARHLRGDLDEYPAFIWK; encoded by the coding sequence ATGAAGCGTCATCTGAACACACTATTTGTAACCACTGAAGGCAGCTACTTGGCCAAGGACGGTGCGGCTGTGCAAGTTCGGTTCGAGAAGAAAACGCTGCTTCGTGTGCCACTGCATAATTTGGATAGCGTCGTTTGCTTTGGTCGGGTTGGATTCAGTTCGCAATTGGCCGCCGCCTGTGCCGAAGCCGGTGTGTCGATTTCACTGATGTCGCCGCATGGACGGTTTCGAGCCGCCGTCGTCGGGTTCTCGCCTGGCAACGTGCTACTTCGGCGCCAACAGTACCGGGCGGCCGACGACCCCGAGCTGACCGCACGGATAGCACGCAATTGCATCTCCGGCAAAATTGCGAACTCTCGCAGTGTACTGCTGCGGGCGGCCCGTGACGCCAAGGACGAGGACCGATCAAGCCGGTTAAAGCTGGCCGCGAAACAGCTGGCACCGATCTTGCGGCGGGTCGCCAAGGCCGATGACGCGGACACAGTGCGGGGGTATGAGGGCGAGTCGGCGTCAAAATACTTTGCGTCCTTTGGTGATTTGACATCCGTGGACGGGTTTCAAATGAAAGGAAGATCGAGACGACCGCCACTGGATCCGATCAACGCATTGCTGTCGTTTCTTTACGCGATGCTTGCGCACGACGCCCGCAGCGCTTGCGAGGCATGTGGGCTCGACGCTGCGGTGGGATTTCTGCATCGCGATCGTCCGGGGCGGCCGGGGTGTGCGTTGGATTTGATGGAGGAATTTCGCCCTGTTTTGGCGGACCGTTTGGCGTTCTCACTGATCAATCGTAAACAGGTCAGTTGCAAAGGCTTCGAGGTGACTTCATCGGGAGCGGTGCGAATGGACGACAAGACCCGAAAAACGGTACTGACGGCCTATCAAACCCGCAAGCAAGACACCATTGAACATCCGTTCTTGGGCGAGAAAACCACGATGGGGCTGTTGGTGCACTTGCAGGCACGGTTGCTCGCACGGCATCTGCGAGGCGATTTGGACGAATACCCGGCGTTCATTTGGAAGTGA
- a CDS encoding Abi family protein, with product MTKSYDKDWLSIDDQMALLESRGLVIDDKPDCKEFLNHLGYYRHSGYALAFEPNRHTFYEGTTYRDIDNAYRFDVHRRDIIADALEVIEVDFRITVAHFFAQPVGEFGHLNRTNFQQPRGYSNRL from the coding sequence ATGACAAAGTCTTACGACAAGGATTGGCTTTCGATTGACGACCAAATGGCGTTGCTCGAATCGAGAGGACTGGTCATTGATGATAAACCAGACTGCAAAGAGTTTCTCAACCACCTCGGCTACTACCGGCACAGTGGCTATGCACTCGCCTTTGAACCAAACCGGCATACGTTCTATGAAGGAACGACTTACCGAGACATCGACAACGCTTATCGTTTCGATGTTCATCGACGAGACATCATTGCTGACGCATTGGAAGTGATTGAGGTCGATTTCCGGATCACCGTCGCTCACTTTTTCGCACAGCCTGTTGGGGAGTTCGGGCATCTCAATCGAACAAACTTTCAGCAGCCTCGTGGATACAGTAATCGCTTGTAG